Proteins encoded within one genomic window of Deltaproteobacteria bacterium HGW-Deltaproteobacteria-2:
- the tig gene encoding trigger factor, with the protein MVSEVVVKIEDLSPVKKKLSLEIPWNEVKNELDAVYHDVGKKAKLKGFRPGKIPRKVLETYFKDQAEGETTTNIVNKYYWQALEDRKIVPISQPEINQEGIKENANFAFTASFETEPEFEPKNYKGIDLEKEEFKITDDDIKKRIDEIRQMFATMEEVKEDRAVVKGDFVVIDFEGSLNGESFKELNAENYFLEIGSGKFVPGFEEQLIGAKKEEKKEIKVTFPADYHESKFAGQEVVFNVFVKSIRAKKLPDNDESFIKNFERYNTFEEFKNDVRASLEEKNQQMANVNLHNTITEKLIKENDFEVPPSLVERQIYYMMADNQRRMISAGIDEEQAMEFSLKMHDKFKDDAEKAVKSFLLLKKIAEKESLIVEENDIEKYLNDLAVQHKRDYESIKKMYDDEERKDNLKIELMQKKAFDFIEQNANIKTVEKKDAGMEV; encoded by the coding sequence ATAGTGAGCGAGGTCGTAGTAAAAATAGAAGACTTGAGTCCTGTAAAGAAAAAATTGTCGTTGGAAATACCCTGGAATGAGGTTAAAAATGAGTTGGATGCTGTATATCACGATGTTGGGAAGAAGGCCAAGCTTAAAGGTTTCCGCCCGGGTAAAATCCCCCGCAAGGTATTAGAAACTTATTTTAAAGATCAGGCGGAAGGAGAAACAACAACAAATATTGTCAATAAATATTATTGGCAAGCTTTGGAAGACAGAAAAATTGTTCCTATTTCGCAACCTGAAATTAATCAGGAAGGCATAAAAGAAAATGCAAATTTTGCTTTTACCGCATCTTTTGAAACCGAACCGGAATTCGAACCTAAAAATTACAAAGGAATTGATTTAGAAAAAGAAGAATTTAAAATAACAGATGATGATATTAAGAAAAGAATTGACGAAATAAGGCAAATGTTTGCCACTATGGAGGAGGTTAAAGAGGATCGCGCAGTAGTTAAGGGTGATTTTGTTGTAATCGACTTTGAAGGAAGTTTAAATGGAGAATCGTTCAAAGAATTAAATGCCGAAAACTATTTTCTGGAAATCGGTTCGGGGAAATTTGTTCCCGGTTTTGAGGAACAGTTAATCGGTGCTAAAAAAGAAGAGAAAAAGGAGATTAAAGTAACGTTTCCAGCTGATTACCATGAAAGTAAATTTGCCGGTCAGGAAGTGGTGTTTAATGTATTTGTAAAAAGTATCAGGGCAAAGAAATTACCTGATAATGATGAAAGTTTTATAAAAAACTTTGAAAGATATAATACTTTTGAAGAGTTTAAAAATGATGTTCGTGCTTCTTTAGAAGAAAAGAATCAGCAAATGGCTAATGTTAATTTGCATAATACTATTACGGAAAAATTGATCAAGGAGAACGATTTTGAAGTACCTCCTTCGCTTGTGGAAAGACAAATTTATTATATGATGGCCGATAATCAGAGAAGAATGATTTCAGCCGGCATAGATGAAGAACAAGCGATGGAATTTAGCCTGAAAATGCATGATAAATTTAAGGATGATGCCGAAAAAGCAGTCAAATCTTTCCTGCTTTTAAAAAAGATTGCCGAGAAGGAATCATTAATAGTCGAAGAAAACGATATAGAAAAATATCTTAATGATTTAGCTGTCCAGCATAAACGGGATTATGAATCAATAAAGAAAATGTACGATGATGAAGAAAGAAAAGATAATCTCAAAATCGAATTGATGCAAAAAAAGGCATTTGACTTTATCGAGCAGAATGCCAATATTAAGACCGTTGAGAAAAAAGATGCGGGTATGGAGGTTTAA
- a CDS encoding anti-sigma regulatory factor gives MQTAESENHSYKNSFDVEGGNFDNAGSVSTQIKSILKNIGLPNNIIRKAAIACYESEINIVSYARKGIINLTVTPKTVEFDIIDEGPGIPDIELAMEQGYSTADRQIREMGFGAGMGLYNIKCSSDIFNLSSEVDKGTFLKIIINIS, from the coding sequence GTGCAAACAGCTGAAAGTGAAAATCATTCATATAAGAATAGTTTTGATGTTGAAGGTGGTAATTTTGATAATGCAGGATCGGTTTCCACGCAAATAAAATCTATTCTCAAAAACATTGGTTTACCTAATAACATAATCAGGAAAGCAGCCATTGCCTGTTATGAATCAGAAATTAACATCGTATCTTATGCCCGGAAAGGGATTATCAATCTGACTGTCACTCCCAAGACTGTCGAATTTGATATCATCGATGAAGGACCCGGAATACCCGACATTGAATTAGCAATGGAGCAAGGTTATTCTACCGCAGACCGACAGATAAGAGAGATGGGATTTGGCGCCGGTATGGGACTTTATAATATCAAATGTTCTTCTGACATATTCAACCTTTCGTCGGAAGTAGATAAAGGAACTTTTCTGAAAATAATTATTAATATCTCTTAA
- a CDS encoding serine kinase: protein MNVETIVKELNLKVRSVSDKLNNNVTGGYTGDLLSDVIANSHEGDIWITRQVHQNIVAVASLKEHACIVLTNSCEPTQETLEKANQEKIPIIVSDLPAFELTGKIYNLLGKKD, encoded by the coding sequence ATGAACGTCGAAACTATCGTTAAAGAATTAAATTTAAAAGTGAGGTCTGTGTCAGACAAACTTAATAATAATGTCACAGGAGGTTATACGGGAGATCTTCTTAGCGATGTTATCGCAAATTCTCACGAGGGAGATATCTGGATAACAAGGCAGGTACACCAGAATATTGTTGCCGTAGCAAGCCTGAAGGAACACGCATGTATTGTATTAACTAATTCCTGCGAACCAACTCAGGAAACTTTAGAAAAAGCAAATCAGGAAAAAATACCCATAATTGTTTCTGATTTGCCTGCCTTTGAGTTAACTGGCAAAATCTATAATCTATTAGGGAAAAAAGATTAA
- a CDS encoding histidinol-phosphatase, which yields MLKVFNCDLHVHTCLSPCAELDMHPMPLVKKALETELNIIAICDHNSSANVPYVINAAQGSNLKILPGMEITTIEEVHLLAIFDSVSNLTLMQNIIDQHLKGENNEDSFGVQAIVNEKGEVEGINNQLLIGATDISLDKLIGYIHQFEGLAIAAHIDRESFSVLSQLGFIDDNSGFDALEITPRTGFEQARIKYPELFKYSFIISSDSHFVKDIGSAITRIILQEPSVAELKMAFKKQNGRYVMEQ from the coding sequence ATGCTGAAAGTTTTCAACTGTGATCTACACGTACACACTTGCCTTTCACCTTGTGCCGAACTTGATATGCACCCTATGCCGTTGGTAAAAAAAGCCTTGGAAACCGAGCTCAATATTATTGCCATTTGTGATCACAATTCTTCAGCAAATGTTCCTTATGTAATCAACGCCGCCCAGGGAAGCAATCTGAAAATACTGCCCGGTATGGAAATCACAACAATTGAAGAAGTCCACCTGCTGGCCATATTTGATTCTGTTTCAAATCTTACGTTAATGCAAAATATTATTGATCAGCATCTTAAAGGAGAAAATAATGAAGATAGTTTTGGTGTTCAGGCTATAGTCAACGAAAAAGGCGAAGTGGAGGGCATAAATAATCAATTGCTGATCGGCGCAACTGACATATCTCTGGATAAACTGATTGGTTATATACACCAATTTGAGGGATTAGCCATTGCCGCACATATAGACCGGGAAAGTTTTAGTGTTCTGAGTCAGCTTGGATTTATTGATGATAATTCCGGATTTGACGCTCTGGAAATAACACCTCGTACTGGTTTTGAACAGGCCAGAATTAAATATCCGGAACTCTTTAAATATTCATTTATTATTTCCTCAGATTCTCATTTTGTTAAGGATATCGGATCGGCAATTACACGAATCATTCTACAGGAACCATCTGTTGCCGAATTAAAAATGGCTTTTAAA